From one Henningerozyma blattae CBS 6284 chromosome 1, complete genome genomic stretch:
- the PEX34 gene encoding Pex34p (similar to Saccharomyces cerevisiae YCL056C; ancestral locus Anc_1.10) codes for MDIVNNSIWKFDILYGLESICSVFDNIYFLRSIGLISDTNLFYRLLNRSELGSKIWLITLVLNIRKDTLELLKLLKLKTKISDELEFQLTKLKMEKIGNYSKDVTLIIKDKLQNSLKIINNSIKDRIFDLIQNLIYLLILLINIGGHYYKSLQRFKHILEIISNMLIVSRVFSTNFNLANF; via the coding sequence ATGGATATTGTAAACAATAGTATTTGGAAATTCGATATCTTGTACGGTTTAGAATCCATTTGTAGtgtatttgataatatctATTTTCTAAGAAGTATTGGTTTGATTAGTGATACAAATTTATTCTATAGATTACTTAATAGAAGTGAGCTGGGCTCCAAAATTTGGCTAATCACATTAgtattaaatataagaaaggatactttagaattattgaaattattaaaattaaagacCAAGATTAgtgatgaattagaattcCAATTGactaaattaaaaatggaaaaaattggaaattatTCCAAAGATGTCacattgataataaaggataaattacaaaattcattaaagatTATAAACAATTCCATTAAAGATCGcatatttgatttaattcaaaactTGATCtatctattaattttattaattaatattggtggtcattattataaaagtTTACAACGATTTAAAcatattttagaaataatttctaatatGTTAATTGTTTCGAGAGTCTTTTCaactaattttaatttagccaatttttaa
- the TBLA0A04900 gene encoding uncharacterized protein, whose amino-acid sequence MDPTNNSMKVFDEEFNKLIGDCGIDWIQEEFSCLEDTITEEIPVVGPISMCDDNFSELSFDNTERDLCKDSYEITGDLEDSNDIDKSFKMDTSLLNDNCADITIDTLNITTESLSEDKNEQKEDAMQKPTSALSIQSQNCFINEMVSSNISHSDAFFIFNVLV is encoded by the coding sequence ATGGATccaacaaataattcaatgaaGGTgtttgatgaagaatttaataagttGATAGGTGATTGTGGTATTGATTGGATTCAAGAGGAGTTTTCTTGTCTTGAAGATACAATTACAGAGGAAATACCAGTAGTGGGCCCTATATCTATGTGTGATGATAATTTTAGTGAGCTATCCTTTGATAATACTGAAAGGGATCTTTGTAAAGACTCATATGAGATCACAGGTGATTTGGAAGATAGTAATGATATCGATAAATCATTTAAGATGGATACTAGCTTGTTGAATGACAATTGTGCAGATATCACTATAGatactttaaatattacGACAGAGAGTTTATCagaagataaaaatgaGCAAAAAGAAGATGCTATGCAAAAACCAACATCAGCACTCAGTATCCAATCACAAAATTGCTTTATTAATGAGATGGTTTCAAGTAATATTTCGCACAGTGATgcattctttatttttaatgttttaGTTTAG
- the TBLA0A04980 gene encoding uncharacterized protein (ancestral locus Anc_1.11): protein MAVPQKRCPSQEFEQQPQQQPYMLSKRRNTGSFSSLSNDNNAPRKFLLNPSASVSSTNNIDNDDGKLLSNTKSNGLLSIPAFRLTKNKDYYCSDYEDRVSDRSRINNTPLLNQRLEDILLKYTDSESDDDDENVATTNNNLKVEFPAGSGYLHTPPVTSNNNGSLIDTNDSISNMSTLKRKLSMSRNGSISCTSRRSSSQIPNSDLIARERCFDYIVQCIDETWARYCDTTSNAEVIAYGETNSNSSSWKNKRSTLSSHLSSCHSTTGYIKPLKISDSETDIEDENNPNSNSHLNIHMNLNFKKNLSQGHTTDVDDIDEENGIEYKSDTTIPTDCESETHDRRAVSTLPDSVKLQSLKHRLTKAKNDMEQTYDSNNIDDSILFWRRWDMIKYNAVEMMEEDDDDDLIDSVIDELEFGRYVTD, encoded by the coding sequence ATGGCTGTTCCTCAAAAGCGTTGTCCATCTCAAGAGTTTGAACAACAACCTCAACAACAACCTTACATGTTGTCCAAGAGAAGAAATACCGGTTCTTtctcatcattatcaaacGATAATAATGCACCAAGAAAGTTCTTATTGAACCCTTCTGCTTCTGTTTCttctacaaataatattgataatgatgatgggaaattattatccaaTACCAAATCTAATGGACTTTTATCAATTCCTGCATTTAGGTTGACCAAGAATAAAGACTATTATTGTTCCGATTATGAAGATCGCGTATCCGATAGATCAAGAATCAATAACACTCCCCTATTAAATCAAAGATTGGAAGATATCTTGTTGAAATACACAGATTCCGAATCCGACGATGATGACGAAAATGTAGCTAccactaataataatttaaaagtCGAATTTCCAGCAGGTTCTGGTTATTTGCATACTCCACCTGTCACATCCAACAATAATGGATCTTTGATTGACACTAATGATTCCATTTCAAACATGTCCACTCTTAAGCGGAAATTGTCAATGTCAAGAAACGGATCTATCTCTTGTACTTCAAGAAGATCTTCGTCACAAATCCCAAACTCAGATCTAATCGCTAGAGAACGGTGTTTTGATTACATCGTTCAATGTATCGATGAAACTTGGGCAAGATATTGCGATACCACTTCTAACGCAGAAGTTATTGCCTATGGTGAAACAAATTccaattcatcatcttgGAAGAATAAAAGATCAACCCTATCATCTCATTTGTCATCATGTCATTCTACCACTGGTTATATTAAACCATTGAAAATATCAGATAGCGAAACTgatattgaagatgaaaataacCCTAACTCAAATTCCCATTTGAATATTCatatgaatttgaattttaaaaaaaatctttctCAAGGACATACTACAGATGTAgatgatattgatgaagaaaacGGTATCGAATATAAATCAGATACTACTATTCCTACAGACTGTGAAAGTGAAACTCATGACCGTCGGGCTGTTTCCACTTTACCTGATTCTGTTAAATTGCAATCCTTAAAACATAGATTGACTAAAGCTAAAAATGATATGGAACAAACTTATGATTCAAACAATATCGATGATTCCATATTGTTCTGGAGAAGATGGGatatgataaaatataatgcCGTCGAAATGAtggaagaagatgatgatgatgatttaatCGATTCCGTTATcgatgaattagaatttggTAGATATGTTACTGATtga
- the TBLA0A04930 gene encoding uncharacterized protein has protein sequence MIFLFTFQLEFNLHHSKHKCVISRKCYTKSHKKSEKYKGDDGANVAEKTSFVLHHKNLSTSDFNRSLHNESRTIPDRIEPSVSNDTVSSLPTSTTSIYSSISNSMDDSKTTLSLTVDSDESSDENLTTSDLANDGTHFVENTDTNNNINYTYTSPASDNIADGNIGPASHHSNDLNNEISNVNDNNNNTNDNHTTSTATYNRNSSSRFSFRQKVRNIFEVKNDETDGEGTGYETQRNSQSRKNIFRDPSNSNRDSLNRENDRDSIQAPYESANTNDLSSSSYDSSHYNTLMDAPITDSPFDNSATINKSNYSKENSKERKSLRFKFLSKLHL, from the coding sequence atGATATTCTTATTCACTTTCCAATTGGAATTCAATCTTCATCATTCAAAGCACAAATGTGTGATATCAAGAAAATGTTATACAAAATCTCACAAGAAATCAGAAAAGTATAAAGGTGATGATGGCGCTAATGTGGCAGAGAAAACAAGTTTCGTGTTACACCACAAAAATCTAAGTACTTCAGATTTTAATAGATCACTTCATAATGAGTCTAGAACTATTCCAGATCGAATTGAGCCCAGTGTTTCAAATGATACCGTTTCTAGTCTGCCAACTAGTACAACATCTATttattcatcaatttcaaattcaatggATGATTCCAAGACTACATTAAGTTTGACGGTTGATTCCGATGAAAGTTCAGATGAAAATTTGACTACAAGTGATTTGGCTAATGATGGAACTCATTTTGTAGAAAACACtgatacaaataataatattaattatactTATACCTCTCCTGCTAGTGACAACATAGCAGATGGAAATATAGGCCCTGCTTCACATCATAGTAATGAtcttaataatgaaatttctaatgttaatgataataataataatactaacGATAATCACACCACTTCAACAGCAACatataatagaaatagTAGTAGTCGTTTTAGTTTTAGACAAAAAGTTCGAAACATCTTTGAAGtgaaaaatgatgaaacaGATGGTGAAGGCACAGGATATGAAACTCAAAGAAATTCACAATCTcgtaaaaatatatttagaGATCCttccaattcaaatagGGATAGTTTGAATAGGGAAAATGATAGGGATTCTATACAAGCTCCATATGAAAGTGCAAACACCAATGATCTCAGTTCTTCTAGTTATGATTCTTCTCATTACAATACTTTAATGGATGCACCTATTACTGACTCACCTTTCGATAATTCTGCcactattaataaatcaaattattccaaagaaaattcaaaagaaCGTAAATCTTtaagatttaaatttttaagcAAGTTACACTTGTAA
- the ADF1 gene encoding Adf1p (similar to Saccharomyces cerevisiae YCL058W-A; ancestral locus Anc_1.7) — MAKTTVRSKLKKSGKTPSRKLGKVKANKISVGDKKRAKLQVEKMNKQDSLLSDIINLNGKSKELAKNVNTLSSKQLKKDQEKDRLLNVEIKNKKKQTNDDLIAQIEMISGFSL; from the coding sequence ATGGCCAAGACAACAGTAAGAAGcaaactaaaaaaatctgGTAAAACACCTTCTAGAAAACTTGGGAAAGTAAAGGCAAACAAAATATCGGTTGGTGATAAGAAACGTGCCAAACTACAAGTAGAAAAGATGAATAAACAAGATTCATTACTTTCTGATATCATAAATTTGAATGGTAAGTCCAAGGAATTAGCAAAAAATGTCAATACTCTATCATctaaacaattgaaaaaagacCAAGAAAAGGATCGTTTATTAAACGtagaaatcaaaaataaaaagaagcAAACAAATGATGATTTGATAGCACAAATAGAAATGATTTCAGGGTTTTCTTTATAA
- the CHA1 gene encoding L-serine/L-threonine ammonia-lyase CHA1 (similar to Saccharomyces cerevisiae CHA1 (YCL064C); ancestral locus Anc_1.3), with product MSIVYNKTPLLRQFFRGSPIPQFFLKYECMQPSGSFKSRGIGNLILKSIDKINSSNLNKRPQVFSSSGGNAGLAAATASRRLSIPCTVVVPTATKERMVNKIKDTGAKVIVNGGHWSEADDYLQNHVINKIDLNEIEPIYVHPFDNPLIWEGHSTMIDEIIESLNEQNIDIRNVKAITCSIGGGGLYNGLIRGLEKYNLASKIPIIGVETNGCQVFNTSLKLKKLVKFPKINTIATSLGTSTISAKTFENALKYNTKSVVVDNIDVIKTCLRYTYDFNQVAEPACGAALHLAYNTGLIENALDTTLTKDDIIIVIACGGSSNTVQELEEALLKYKLDYSLPQTPEYIFTENHTPILSPVL from the coding sequence ATGTCTATCGTATACAACAAAACTCCATTATTACGTCAATTCTTTAGAGGTTCGCCAATCCCACAATTCTTTCTTAAATATGAATGTATGCAACCAAGTGGTAGTTTCAAAAGTAGAGGTATTGGGAATTTGATCTTAAAGAGTATTGATAAGATTAATAGTTCCAATTTAAATAAGAGACCACAAGTATTTTCTAGTTCCGGTGGTAATGCTGGTTTAGCTGCTGCTACCGCTTCAAGAAGATTATCAATTCCTTGTACTGTGGTGGTCCCCACAGCAACTAAGGAAAGAATGGTTAACAAGATTAAAGATACAGGTGCTAAAGTTATTGTTAATGGAGGCCATTGGAGTGAAGCAGATGATTATTTACAAAACCATGTTATAAATAAGATCGACTTAAATGAAATAGAGCCCATTTATGTTCATCCTTTTGATAATCCTTTGATTTGGGAAGGTCATTCCACAATGATTGATGAAATCATTGAATCGTTAAATGAACAAAATATTGACATCAGAAATGTTAAAGCTATCACTTGTAGTATTGGTGGTGGTGGATTATATAACGGTTTGATTCGAGGgttagaaaaatataacttAGCTTCAAAAATACCTATTATTGGTGTAGAGACCAATGGTTGCCAAGTATTTAATActtcattaaaattgaaaaaattggtCAAATTTCCCAAGATTAATACAATTGCTACATCTTTGGGGACAAGTACTATTTCTGCTAaaacttttgaaaatgctttaaaatataatactaAATCTGTGGTAGTGGATAATATTGATGTAATAAAGACTTGTTTAAGATATACTTATGATTTTAATCAGGTGGCCGAACCTGCTTGCGGTGCTGCATTACATTTGGCGTATAATACTGGTCTAATAGAAAATGCCCTGGATACTACTCTAACAAAAGATGATATTATAATAGTGATTGCTTGTGGTGGTTCTTCCAATACAGTTcaagaattagaagaagCTTTactcaaatataaattggATTATTCCTTACCACAAACACCAGAATATATCTTTACCGAAAATCATACTCCAATATTATCCCCTGTATTATAA
- the HXT2 gene encoding hexose transporter HXT2 yields MTGMTEYQPTQLTNSSTNSTQIENNNDVYIAPSIKDDDEFKNDEYPLEQSDDSPSQIEIPKKPASAYISVCVMCLMVAFGGFINGWDIGTIGGFVAQTDFVKRFGSLNSNGEPYLSKVRTGLLVAIFNIGCAIGSVTLGRVGDVYGRRLGLIMATIIFVAGVVIQIASTDKWYQYFIGRIIAGIGMGVIAVLSPMLISEVSPKHLRGAMVSCYQLMITFGIFLGNCCNYGTKTYDNSIQWRVGLGLQFAWCLFMVGAMLFVPESPRFLVEKGKIEEAKRSIARSNKVSIDDPSTIAEVEIVQAAVEAERAAGEAGWKELFQTSNKVFQRVIMGIAVLGLQQLTGANYFFYYGATVFNAVGLEDSFQTTIIFGVVNFASTFVALYVVDKFGRRRCLLWGAAAMTCCMVVFATVGVTSLYPNGKDQASEKWAGNVMIVFSCLFIFCFATTWAPIPFVIISESFPLRVKAKGMALGTVSNQMWNFCIGFFTPFITGAIDFYYGYVFMGCLVFAYFYVFFFVPETKGLQLEDVNIMWEEGVLPWKSNSWVPPSKRDDDYDVDALANDDQPMFKKMFGSK; encoded by the coding sequence atgaCAGGTATGACAGAATACCAACCTACTCAATTAACAAACTCTTCTACGAACTCCACACAAATCGAAAACAACAACGATGTTTATATTGCTCCTTCCATCAAAGATGATGACGAGTTTAAGAACGACGAATACCCATTGGAGCAAAGCGACGATTCCCCATCCCAAATAgaaattccaaaaaaacCAGCATCTGCTTATATCTCTGTTTGCGTTATGTGTTTGATGGTTGCCTTCGGTGGTTTTATCAACGGTTGGGATATCGGTACCATCGGTGGATTTGTTGCCCAAACCGATTTCGTTAAGAGATTTGGATCTCTAAATTCCAATGGAGAACCATACTTGTCCAAAGTCAGAACTGGTTTATTAGTTgcaatctttaatattggTTGTGCTATTGGTTCTGTAACTTTGGGTCGTGTTGGTGATGTCTATGGTCGTCGTCTAGGTTTAATTATGGCGACTATTATCTTTGTTGCTGGTGTTGTAATCCAAATTGCTTCTACTGACAAATGGTACCAATACTTTATTGGTAGAATTATCGCTGGTATTGGTATGGGTGTAATTGCTGTTTTATCTCCAATGTTGATTTCTGAAGTTTCTCCAAAGCATTTGAGAGGTGCTATGGTTTCATGTTATCAATTGATGATTACTTTTGGTATTTTCTTGGGTAACTGTTGTAATTATGGTACTAAGACTTACGATAATTCTATCCAATGGAGAGTTGGCTTAGGTTTGCAATTTGCCTGGTGTTTATTCATGGTCGGTGCAATGTTGTTTGTTCCTGAATCCCCAAGATTCTTGGTTGAAAAAGGTAAGATTGAAGAAGCAAAGCGTTCCATCGCCAGATCTAACAAAGTATCAATTGACGACCCATCCACTATTGCTGAAGTAGAAATTGTACAAGCTGCTGTTGAAGCTGAAAGAGCTGCAGGTGAAGCCGGCTGGaaagaattatttcaaaCCAGCAACAAAGTTTTCCAAAGAGTGATCATGGGTATTGCTGTCTTGGGTTTACAACAATTGACAGGTGctaattatttcttctacTATGGTGCTACTGTTTTTAATGCTGTTGGCTTAGAAGATTCTTTCCAAACTACAATCATTTTTGGTGTAGTAAACTTTGCCTCCACTTTTGTTGCTTTATATGTTGTCGATAAATTTGGTCGTCGTAGGTGTTTACTATGGGGTGCAGCTGCCATGACTTGTTGTATGGTTGTTTTTGCTACAGTTGGTGTGACTAGTTTATATCCAAATGGTAAAGACCAAGCTTCTGAAAAATGGGCTGGTAATGTGATGATCGTTTTCAGTTgtttattcattttctgTTTTGCCACCACTTGGGCTCCAATTCCATTTGTCATTATTTCTGAATCCTTCCCATTGAGAGTCAAGGCCAAAGGTATGGCTTTAGGTACTGTTTCTAATCAAATGTGGAACTTCTGTATTGGGTTTTTCACTCCATTCATCACTGGTGCCATTGACTTCTACTACGGTTATGTTTTCATGGGTTGTCTAGTTTTTGCCTACTTCTATGTCTTCTTCTTTGTTCCTGAAACCAAAGGTCTACAATTGGAAGATGTCAATATCATGTGGGAAGAAGGTGTTTTGCCATGGAAATCTAACTCTTGGGTGCCACCATCTAAAAGAGATGACGACTATGATGTGGATGCTTTAGCTAACGATGACCAACCAATGTTCAAGAAAATGTTTGGCAGCAAATGA
- the KRR1 gene encoding ribosome biosynthesis protein KRR1 (similar to Saccharomyces cerevisiae KRR1 (YCL059C); ancestral locus Anc_1.6): MVSTHNRDKPWDTPDINKWEIQEFKPEDNASGLPFTEESSFMTLFPKYRETYLREVWGDVTKSLDKYHVACTLDLIEGSMTVKTTRKTYDPAIILKARDLIKLLARSVPYPQAIRILQDDIACDVIKIGNVVNNKERFVKRRQRLVGPNGNTLKALELLTKCYILVQGNTVSAMGPFKGLKEVRRVVEDCMKNVHPIYHIKELMIKRELSKRPELANEDWSRFLPMFKKRNVARKKSKKPKKEKKVYTPFPPAQLPRKVDLEIESGEYFLSKKEKEIKKLKERREKQEEKQVEKEKERRKDFIAPSEKEYKSSLQK, encoded by the coding sequence ATGGTGTCAACACATAATAGAGATAAACCTTGGGATACTCCAGATATCAATAAATGGgaaattcaagaatttaaaCCTGAAGATAATGCTAGTGGGCTACCATTTACTGAGGAATCTAGTTTTATGACCCTTTTCCCCAAATATAGAGAAACATATTTAAGAGAAGTCTGGGGTGATGTTACCAAATCATTAGATAAGTACCATGTTGCATGTACTTTGGATTTAATAGAAGGGTCCATGACAGTTAAAACCACTAGAAAGACATATGATCCAgcaattattttaaaagctcgtgatttaattaaattattagccCGTTCAGTTCCATATCCACAAGCTATTAGAATATTACAAGACGATATTGCCTGCGACGTTATTAAGATTGGTAATGTTGTAAACAATAAAGAAAGATTTGTAAAGAGAAGACAACGTTTAGTAGGGCCTAACGGTAATACATTAAAGgctttagaattattaaccAAATGTTATATCCTAGTTCAAGGTAACACAGTCAGTGCCATGGGGCCATTTAAAGGGTTAAAAGAAGTACGTAGAGTTGTAGAAGATTGTATGAAGAATGTCCATCCAATTTAtcatattaaagaattaatgaTTAAAAGAGAATTATCTAAAAGACCAGAATTAGCTAATGAAGATTGGTCAAGATTTTTACCAATGTTTAAGAAGAGAAATGTTGCACGTAAGAAGTCCAAGAAACCAAAGAAGGAAAAGAAAGTTTACACACCATTCCCACCTGCTCAATTACCTAGAAAGGTTGATTTGGAAATTGAAAGTGGTGAATATTTCTTGagtaaaaaagaaaaagaaatcaagaaattaaaggaaCGTAGAGAGaaacaagaagaaaaacaaGTAGAAAAGGAAAAGGAAAGACGTAAAGATTTCATTGCTCCAAgtgaaaaagaatataaaagtAGTttgcaaaaataa
- the KAR4 gene encoding Kar4p (similar to Saccharomyces cerevisiae KAR4 (YCL055W); ancestral locus Anc_1.12) translates to MFREELYRDNSMAVVSNNTTLYDIDIKSNNKSKNMVSSEHNTPNMKPVKQFHTNDYSNNYIFTGSTPQSHVSNIENPVEGYPKLQKLFQLKEQQIYKTTTTPFGCKVNIDQMVPMLNYWIQKEKLTFDVVMIGCLSDNQFIYPILTQLPLDRLVSKPGFLFIWASAQKINELSKLLNNEIWAKKFRRSEELVFVPIDKNSPYYPGLDADEDDTLMEKMQWHCWMCITGTVRRSSDGHLIHCNIDTDLSIETSTTRDGAVPTHLYKVAENFSTATRRLHIIPARTGKEKPVRLRPGWVIMSPDVMMNNFEPNRYKNEIAKIGNNIPLKKEIENLRPKSPVQKAQ, encoded by the coding sequence ATGTTTAGAGAAGAATTATACCGTGATAACAGTATGGCTGTTGTGTCCAATAATACAACTTTAtatgatattgatataaagagcaataataaatctaaaaatatgGTAAGTAGTGAACATAATACTCCCAATATGAAACCTGTAAAACAATTCCATACCAATGattattctaataattaCATATTTACTGGATCCACTCCTCAAAGTCATGTATCCAATATTGAAAATCCTGTAGAAGGATATCccaaattacaaaaattattccaatTGAAGGAACAACAAATATACAAGACCACTACCACCCCATTTGGTTGTAAAGTAAACATTGATCAAATGGTGCCCATGTTAAACTATTGGATtcaaaaggaaaaattaaCATTTGATGTTGTTATGATTGGATGTTTAAGTGataatcaatttatttatccAATTTTGACTCAATTGCCCCTAGATAGACTTGTCTCCAAACCTGGgtttttattcatttggGCAAGTGCACAAAagattaatgaattatccaaattattaaataatgaaatctGGGCAAAGAAATTTAGAAGAAGTGAAGAATTGGTATTTGTCCCCATTGATAAGAACTCCCCCTATTACCCCGGGTTAGACgcagatgaagatgatacCTTAATGGAAAAGATGCAATGGCATTGTTGGATGTGTATCACTGGTACAGTACGTCGATCCAGCGATGGACATTTGATCCATTGTAATATAGATACTGATTTAAGTATTGAAACTTCCACAACCAGAGATGGAGCTGTTCCAACACATCTGTACAAAGTGGctgaaaatttttccaCTGCAACAAGAAGATTGCATATTATTCCAGCAAGAACCGGTAAGGAAAAACCTGTACGTTTAAGACCTGGTTGGGTTATAATGAGTCCCGATGTTATGATGAATAACTTCGAACCAAATAGATATAAGAATGAGATAGCCAAGATTGGTAACAACATCCCATTGAAAAAAGAGATCGAGAATTTAAGACCTAAGAGTCCAGTACAAAAGGCccaataa
- the MIC10 gene encoding Mic10p (similar to Saccharomyces cerevisiae YCL057C-A; ancestral locus Anc_1.8), whose translation MSEQIAQQTTTPTTTESASTAVTSNRSILNDKWDIVISNMLVKTTFGFGAGVLASVIFFKRRAFPVWLGVGFGLGRGYSEGDAIFRSTAGLRSFQV comes from the coding sequence ATGTCAGAACAAATTGCTCAACAAACTACTACCCCAACTACAACAGAATCAGCTTCAACTGCAGTAACATCAAATAgatcaattttaaatgataagTGGGATATTGTTATTTCTAATATGCTAGTTAAAACCACTTTTGGATTTGGTGCTGGTGTCTTGGCTTCagtgatatttttcaaaagaagaGCCTTCCCTGTTTGGTTAGGGGTAGGCTTCGGTTTAGGTAGAGGTTACTCAGAAGGGGATGCCATATTCAGATCAACTGCAGGCTTAAGATCCTTCCAAGTTTGA